Proteins from a single region of Argopecten irradians isolate NY chromosome 7, Ai_NY, whole genome shotgun sequence:
- the LOC138328171 gene encoding protein zwilch homolog, whose product MDEEDVHEFNEVIGSLLCNADKQTTVVFKEVKLSVADEESLAYVVPTHLLDFTFPVILASSVIDTDVTEEEYIVPDIDTSGGISTRKTQSVISTRSQSEATLDGSPLKLQNYADFSFSSPSDSPLGVRKRTFARAGGVPLAKAREISSYLSLAYSSKGPDMCKDSDEELDGIPPIINKIPSILILCDGLDHKRTACMYNRPLFGNATYSNRCTGWKISLTYVKDPQRDDSHLPHFHKLDLSGKQIECEAKYDIFESLQEKQNQTIEKYRGSSLQLEVQWKTFATVPPLDARTVIKAEVLPGDERSAAHSLYKALEALKLLMTGLKTSEIRWMVRDDEQEMSVMDTLQALLEVLKRGDAGKVFSTEDEQNDKEFRHVMDTLVFNERKDLDFTDHLWEVLSKCNSHSELVDCFRYVFTVLSNGELRPMVHRNNNTTMAQMVRDSYTGKLRMPNLAGVYTLQLLAEIGAEKLLQDYVFTFLAKELATHSNLEAFLKTDVSLEQKVVNLEKMHHVLEMVVMLKLFLNLPSLNLAICARVMLSHYQQEDISPNHVFTFPMPTQSLNHLFETCQPCMKKMVLTKPVGDFQESGHYLLVKQQPFQHLPTTVDPELILDTTLNKKKNKKYYYVRKIESISILV is encoded by the exons ATGGACGAGGAAGATGTTCACGAGTTTAACGAGGTAATAGGATCGTTGCTTTGTAATGCAGACAAACAGACAACAGTTGTGTTCAAAGAAGTTAAACTTTCAGTTGCGGATGAAGAAAGTCTTGCTTATGTTGTCCCTACACACTTGTTAGATTTCACGTTTCCAGTTATCCTTGCCAGTTCAGTTATAGATACCGACGTGACTGAAGAAGAATACATTGTTCCCGACATAGACACGAGCGGTGGCATTTCAACCAGAAAGACACAGAGTGTTATTTCGACCCGCAGTCAAAGTGAGGCAACTTTAGATGGATCCCCATTGAAGTTACAAAATTATGCAGACTTCAGTTTTTCATCTCCTTCTGACTCTCCTCTCGGTGTCAGAAAAAGAACTTTTGCCAGGGCAGGTGGTGTTCCGTTGGCAAAGGCGAGAGAAATTTCATCATATCTGTCGCTTGCATATTCGTCCAAGGGACCAGATATGTGTAAGGATTCTGATGAGGAACTTGACGGAATTCCACCGATTATCAACAAAATACCTTCTATACTGATCCTGTGTGATGGTTTAGACCATAAACGAACTGCATGCATGTATAATAGGCCATTATTTGGTAATGCAACATACTCGAACAGATGCACGGGCTGGAAGATTTCTTTAACATATGTGAAAGATCCTCAGAGGGATGATTCACATTTGCCCCATTTCCATAAATTAGATTTGTCAGGAAAGCAGATTGAATGtgaagcaaaatatgatatttttgaatcCCTCCAAGAAAAACAAAACCAGACTATTGAAAAATATCGGGGATCATCATTGCAGTTAGAAGTTCAATGGAAGACCTTTGCAACTGTACCGCCTTTGGATGCGAGAACTGTTATAAAGGCTGAAGTTTTGCCAGGAGACGAGAGAAGTGCAGCACATAGTTTATATAAGGCGCTAGAAGCACTTAAGCTTCTTATGACAG GATTGAAAACCTCAGAAATTAGATGGATGGTGAGAGATGATGAACAAGAGATGTCTGTTATGGACACATTACAG GCACTACTGGAGGTCCTAAAACGTGGAGATGCAGGTAAAGTCTTTAGCACAGAGGATGAACAGAATGACAAAGAATTCAGACACGTGATGGACACTCTGGTGTTTAACGAGAGAAAGGATCTGGACTTCACTGACCACCTGTGGGAGGTTCTGTCCAAGTGTAACTCACACTCAGAGCTTGTAGATTGTTTCAGATACGTCTTCACAGTCCTCAGCAACGGTGAGCTCCGTCCGATGGTTCATCGTAACAACAACACCACCATGGCACAGATGGTGCGAGATTCCTACACCGGCAAACTTCGCATGCCTAACCTGGCCGGAGTGTACACCCTACAGCTGTTGGCTGAAATTGGTGCAGAGAAACTTCTTCAAGACTATGTCTTCACATTTCTTGCTAAGGAACTCGCCACTCACAGCAATCTTGAAGCCTTTCTCAAAACAGATGTGTCATTGGAACAGAAAGTTGTCAATCTTGAGAAAATGCACCATGTGTTGGAAATGGTTGTGATGTTGAAGTTGTTCCTGAACCTCCCAAGTCTTAATCTAGCCATTTGTGCCCGGGTCATGTTATCTCACTACCAACAGGAGGACATTTCTCCAAACCATGTGTTTACTTTCCCTATGCCCACGCAGTCGCTGAACCACCTATTTGAGACATGCCAGCCATGCATGAAGAAGATGGTGCTCACCAAGCCAGTAGGGGACTTCCAGGAATCAGGACATTATTTACTGGTAAAACAACAGCCCTTCCAACACCTGCCTACCACTGTGGACCCAGAACTCATCCTGGACACAACTCtcaacaaaaagaaaaacaaaaaatattactatGTCAGAAAGATTGAGAGTATTTCTATTCTGGTCTAA
- the LOC138328172 gene encoding uncharacterized protein SYNPCC7002_A1628-like: MLYQKPIGQLKTYSLLRKTKQTWKRWLSTLNITVDNNLDFIHKIKRSEIAGLPIVHHHGYVSDLPIKHRFAMRQFHGVMRYLRRDNVISAKQVVEPVWIHQEDIETVHSEDYVHRFLNGLTTKQEQRITGFEWNPGLVSRCRYETGGTLLAAKLALERDVACSTGGGTHHAFPGYGSGYCLINDLAITAATLIRDQIVGKVLIVDLDVHQGDGTADIFQHDDDVFTFSMHCGKNFPHKKQLSDLDIDLDPGTKDEEFLESLSTHLPWVINSFRPDLILFDAGVDPHMKDELGKLNLTDQGLFDRDSFVISTAFNLGIPIATVIGGGYQRDLDVLSRRHTIVHRAAMKVWCQHNMTVAM; this comes from the exons ATGTTGTATCAAAAACCAATTGGGCAGCTGAAAACCTATTCTTTATtgagaaaaacaaaacagacaTGGAAAAGGTGGCTATCTACTCTAAACATTACAGTTGACAACAACTTGGATTTCATTCACaag ATAAAACGATCAGAAATTGCAGGCTTACCAATAGTTCATCACCATGGATACGTAAGCGACCTTCCAATCAAACATCGGTTTGCCATGAGGCAGTTCCATGGTGTCATGCGATACTTACGGAGAGACAATGTTATATCTGCTAAACAGGTCGTGGAACCAGTCTGGATACACCAAGAAGATATAGAAACTGTTCACTCTGAAGACTATGTTCATAGGTTTCTGAATGGTCTGACCACAAAACAGGAGCAACGAATCACAGGATTTGAGTGGAATCCAGGACTTGTTAGCAGATGTAGATACGAAACAG gTGGAACACTCTTAGCAGCTAAATTAGCCCTGGAAAGGGATGTAGCCTGTAGTACAGGGGGCGGTACTCATCATGCTTTCCCTGGATATGGCTCCGGTTACTGCCTCATCAATGACCTTGCTATCACTGCTGCGACCTTGATCCGAGACCAGATAGTGGGGAAGGTCCTCATAGTTGATTTGGATGTTCATCAG GGGGATGGCACAGCAGACATATTCCAGCATGATGATGACGTCTTTACATTTTCCATGCACTGTGGTAAAAACTTTCCACACAAAAAACAACtgagtgaccttgacattgaccTCGACCCTGGAACTAAG GATGAAGAATTCCTGGAAAGTTTATCTACACATCTACCCTGGGTGATAAACAGTTTCCGCCCAGACCTTATATTGTTCGACGCTGGCGTtgatccacatatgaaagatgAATTAGGAAAGTTAAACTTAACTGATCAAG GACTATTTGACAGAGATAGCTTTGTAATTAGCACAGCATTCAACCTTGGCATCCCTATAGCAACTGTGATTGGTGGAGGTTACCAGCGTGACCTTGATGTGTTGTCACGGAGACACACCATTGTACACAGAGCGGCCATGAAG gTGTGGTGTCAACACAATATGACTGTTGCAATGTGA
- the LOC138328174 gene encoding proton-coupled zinc antiporter SLC30A9, mitochondrial-like encodes MLTLRLALSKGISDIPPLLRISSQNYEVCKSCLIKRHLSSPTRFPQQFKNGHKRVCSSRSVRWLTDGSSTDCGKDPLSQKKEGAEANLINTRTICGENLDTDSGSTVNDDGENLVISFDYKEGSPLHHQLKKCMEDKTLRITNAKGEEITIDNDKFLWPVFPKNKSINPFDEDEKLIEEERALREYMLSPRNLKNLRFIRKRNAYRNTDKKYVTMYSVSDLQKKTIDVWGSIARMEMQRNRHKSRYGYEDTLVIEEKTKSNSGLLRQTITSAPGKVVLSAIIANMVNAGFKGFAWLSTGSHSMFAEMIHSCVDAINQILMLFGLYSSNKAPDSNHPYGYTSAKFVFSFTAGISIFFFGGLINVGLGMMGFMANIPYHYSVWALLIPICATFTEGGSLLIACQEAYKKMPPNERNFKGLTNFVQQGLEPSMTVVLLEDFAAVVGNVVAIGCYYIGSSFGPSLVWIDSLGSVIIGGLLGAVGMVIIRTNYAAIVEKSVPAEEKDAIQYTMESDPIVRSVHDMKVVNDRVKAEIDYNGREITSKYLLEQNMSAILQEMQYMQNEKDAEEFLKYHGDNVINQLGMRVDGLETRIKSRHPKVRHVDLESL; translated from the exons ATGCTGACCCTGAGATTGGCCTTATCCAAAGGCATTAGTGATATCCCCCCATTGCTGAGGATATCATCACAGAATTATGAAG tgtgTAAAAGTTGCTTGATTAAACGGCACCTGAGTTCACCCACTCGGTTCCCACAACAGTTCAAGAATGGCCATAAGAGAGTTTGTAGCAGTCGGTCTGTTAGATGGCTGACTGATGGTAGCTCAACTGACTGTGGTAAGGACCCTTTATCACAGAAGAAGGAAGGAGCTGAAGCAAATTTGATCAACACAAGAACTATATGTGGAGAGAATCTAGATACAGACTCCGGGTCCACTGTAAATGATGATG GAGAAAATTTAGTGATATCTTTTGACTATAAAGAAGGATCGCCCTTACATCATCAACTTAAAAAATGTATGGAGGACAAAACACTGCGAATCACCAATGCCAAAGGAGAAGAGATCACTATAGACAATGACAAGTTTTTATGGCCAGTGTTTCctaaaaataaat CCATTAATCCGTTTGATGAAGATGAGAAATTGATTGAAGAAGAACGAGCGCTCCGGGAATACATGCTCTCACCACG GAATCTAAAAAATCTCAGATTTATAAGGAAAAGAAATGCGTACCGTAACACAGACAAGAAATATGTTACTATGTACTCTGTATCTGAtctacagaaaaa GACTATAGATGTATGGGGAAGTATAGCGAGAATGGAGATGCAGAGGAACCGACACAAGAGCCGGTATG GTTATGAAGATACTCTTGTTATTGAAGAAAAG acaaaatcaaattcTGGTTTACTACGACAGACCATCACTTCAGCACCTGGTAAGGTGGTCCTATCAGCTATTATAGC TAACATGGTGAATGCTGGTTTTAAGGGCTTTGCCTGGCTTTCCACAGGATCCCACAGTATGTTTGCTGAGATGATTCACTCGTGTGTAGACGCTATAAATCAG ATCCTTATGTTATTTGGCTTGTACAGCTCCAACAAAGCCCCTGACTCCAACCATCC GTATGGATACACATCAGCGAAGTTTGTGTTCTCCTTCACCGCTGGCATCTCCATCTTCTTTTTCGGAGGGTTGATCAACGTAGGCCTGGGAATGATGGGATTTATGGCTAATATACCCTACCACTACTCCGTATGG GCTTTGTTGATACCAATATGTGCCACATTTACGGAAGGTG GTTCATTACTTATAGCCTGTCAGGAAGCCTATAAAAAGATGCCTccaaatgaaagaaattttaaagGTTTAACTAATTTTG TCCAGCAGGGTTTGGAGCCCAGTATGACTGTCGTGCTGTTGGAGGATTTCGCGGCTGTAGTGGGTAATGTCGTGGCCATCGGTTGTTACTACATAGGCAGTAGTTTTGGTCCCTCGTTGGTATGGATCGACTCACTAGGCTCAGTAATCATTGGAGGACTTCTCGGAGCTGTGGGGATGGTCATTATACGAACAAACTATGCAGCTATTGTCGAAAA ATCAGTACCTGCAGAGGAGAAGGATGCGATACAGTACACTATGGAGAGTGACCCCATCGTCAG GTCTGTGCATGACATGAAGGTGGTCAACGACAGAGTCAAGGCCGAGATCGACTACAATGGACGAGAAATCACCAGCAAATATTTATTGGAACAGAACATGTCAGCGATTCTTCAG GAAATGCAGTACATGCAAAATGAGAAAGATGCAGAGGAATTCCTGAAATACCACGGTGATAATGTGATTAATCAGCTGGGTATGAGAGTCGACGGATTGGAGACTAGAATCAAG TCGAGACATCCAAAGGTGCGTCATGTTGATCTGGAGTCGTTATGA